The Acidianus infernus genome window below encodes:
- the mvaD gene encoding diphosphomevalonate decarboxylase, producing the protein MKLEGEAIAPSNIAIVKYWGKRNTELNLPLNSSISISLDNLYARTKVIFSEEFSKDEVIINGKKLSEKETLNYAGRVLNIFRKIYGKNLFAKVISTTNFPPSSGLASSAAGIAALVYASNEALGLGLTQKELSKIARIGSGSACRSTEGGFVVWEKGEREDGEDSFCYQIFPHNYWEDLVDIIAIVSDEKKEVSSREGMEVTTRSSYLMKCRLDFIKETFNDVIESIRKKDEEKFFELTMRHSNSMHAVILDSWPSFFYLNDMSFKIMRWVQDFGHAGYTFDAGPNPHIFTTKKHMKEVINFLQSLNLKYIITSPGQGPKVLHS; encoded by the coding sequence ATGAAACTTGAAGGAGAAGCTATAGCACCTTCAAATATTGCAATAGTTAAATACTGGGGAAAAAGGAATACTGAACTCAATCTTCCATTGAACTCTTCAATTTCGATAAGCCTCGATAATTTGTACGCAAGAACAAAGGTTATATTTAGTGAAGAATTCTCTAAAGATGAAGTAATAATTAACGGAAAAAAACTGAGCGAAAAAGAGACTTTAAATTACGCAGGAAGGGTTCTTAATATTTTCAGGAAAATTTATGGCAAGAACTTGTTCGCTAAAGTTATTTCAACAACAAATTTTCCTCCATCTTCTGGTTTAGCGTCGTCGGCGGCAGGTATTGCAGCATTAGTTTACGCTAGTAATGAAGCCTTAGGTTTAGGCTTAACTCAAAAAGAACTTTCCAAAATAGCTAGAATAGGTTCCGGAAGTGCATGTAGAAGCACGGAAGGAGGATTTGTCGTATGGGAAAAAGGAGAAAGAGAAGATGGTGAAGATTCTTTTTGTTATCAAATTTTCCCCCATAACTACTGGGAAGACCTTGTTGATATTATAGCAATAGTTAGTGATGAAAAGAAAGAAGTATCATCTAGGGAGGGCATGGAAGTTACTACTAGATCCTCTTATTTAATGAAATGTAGATTAGATTTTATAAAAGAAACATTTAATGATGTTATAGAAAGCATAAGGAAAAAAGATGAAGAGAAATTTTTCGAGTTAACTATGAGACATAGTAATAGTATGCATGCAGTAATTTTAGATTCTTGGCCTTCCTTTTTCTATCTTAACGATATGTCGTTTAAGATAATGAGATGGGTGCAAGATTTTGGACACGCAGGTTACACATTCGATGCCGGACCTAACCCCCATATTTTTACTACAAAGAAACACATGAAAGAAGTAATAAACTTCCTCCAAAGTCTTAACTTAAAATATATAATAACTTCACCAGGTCAAGGACCCAAGGTTTTACATTCTTGA
- a CDS encoding CoA-binding protein yields the protein MESEENLIKFILENYKNIATIGFSKDPSKPSHYVPKFLMEHGYNVIPVNPTAKEILGKKSYSSILEIPDRIDVVEVFRPSSEVPKIVEEVIKRKREKGDVKVLWLQEGIRNDDAAKLAEKEGIIVIQDRCMYKEYNKLMQNK from the coding sequence ATGGAAAGTGAAGAAAATTTAATAAAATTTATTCTTGAAAATTATAAAAATATTGCTACCATAGGTTTTTCTAAAGATCCTTCAAAGCCATCTCATTATGTGCCTAAATTTTTAATGGAGCATGGCTATAATGTAATACCAGTAAATCCTACAGCAAAAGAGATTCTAGGAAAGAAGAGTTACTCTTCAATCTTGGAAATACCGGATAGAATTGACGTAGTAGAAGTATTTAGACCATCATCAGAAGTTCCAAAAATAGTCGAGGAAGTAATAAAGAGAAAAAGAGAAAAAGGAGATGTAAAAGTATTATGGCTTCAAGAAGGAATAAGAAATGATGACGCTGCTAAATTGGCAGAAAAAGAAGGAATTATTGTAATACAAGATAGATGCATGTATAAAGAGTATAATAAGCTTATGCAAAATAAGTGA
- a CDS encoding purine-nucleoside phosphorylase yields the protein MMPVHILANKGDVAERVLIVGDPGRAKLLSSLLQNPKLVNENRSFLVYTGKYNGVDISIATHGIGGPSAAIVLEELIMLGGRTFIRYGTTGALVPDINLGEYIIVAGASYNHGGVIYQYLREDSCIAATPDFYILNSLVQNFQKEGLKFHIGNVFSSDAFYAEDEEFVKRWSSRGNIAVEMECATIFAIGRMKGVRTGAVLVVSDNLAKGGVWISKEELENSVMKGAKAILDTLSKL from the coding sequence ATTATGCCAGTTCATATCTTGGCAAATAAAGGGGATGTCGCAGAAAGAGTTTTAATAGTTGGAGATCCAGGAAGAGCGAAATTACTTTCTTCGCTTCTACAAAATCCTAAATTAGTTAACGAGAATAGAAGTTTTTTAGTATACACTGGTAAGTATAACGGAGTAGATATAAGCATAGCTACTCACGGAATAGGAGGGCCGTCTGCAGCTATAGTACTTGAAGAGTTGATAATGCTAGGCGGAAGAACCTTTATTAGATATGGAACTACTGGAGCATTAGTTCCAGATATTAATTTAGGTGAATATATTATAGTTGCAGGGGCATCGTATAATCACGGTGGAGTTATTTATCAGTATTTAAGAGAAGATAGCTGCATTGCAGCTACGCCCGATTTTTACATTCTTAATAGCCTCGTCCAGAATTTTCAGAAAGAAGGTTTAAAATTTCATATAGGGAACGTATTTAGTAGTGATGCTTTTTACGCTGAGGATGAGGAATTCGTGAAGAGATGGTCTTCTAGGGGCAATATAGCTGTGGAAATGGAGTGTGCAACAATTTTTGCTATAGGAAGAATGAAAGGAGTAAGAACTGGAGCAGTTCTAGTGGTTAGCGATAATTTAGCGAAGGGAGGAGTATGGATAAGTAAAGAAGAACTAGAAAATAGTGTCATGAAAGGTGCAAAAGCAATTTTAGATACTTTGAGTAAGTTATAA
- a CDS encoding Lrp/AsnC family transcriptional regulator, producing MDELDKKILLYLFRDGRISIRSLASLLNLTPPTVLYRIKNLEKEEILEGFQLLVNPNFYGKYYSFISFKNLMDMDDKWVFLKFKCVEWLNVYGIVGESTAEIEDRISFMRKTLGEPVMQYTPPQQPLPPKELDIKIVKALQEDPRASTADISKELGIDSKIVIKRLKIMKNRGYISVIPKINIPKSGMSVFSMFSKRIPEIRDILSHCRVLEIVDKYNVGIEVCLTENIENVRNYVRAVREKDKEADVMIIYDIITKGIVE from the coding sequence ATGGACGAGCTAGACAAGAAAATATTACTTTATCTATTTCGTGACGGCAGAATATCTATTCGTAGCTTAGCGTCTCTGTTAAATCTAACTCCCCCTACAGTTCTTTATAGAATAAAAAACTTGGAAAAAGAGGAAATATTAGAGGGTTTTCAACTTTTAGTTAATCCTAACTTTTACGGTAAATATTATTCTTTTATTTCATTCAAAAATTTAATGGATATGGATGATAAATGGGTATTTCTAAAATTTAAATGTGTTGAATGGCTAAATGTATACGGAATAGTTGGTGAGAGTACAGCTGAAATTGAAGATAGAATATCCTTTATGAGGAAGACTCTTGGAGAGCCAGTAATGCAGTATACTCCCCCTCAACAACCTTTGCCACCTAAGGAACTCGACATAAAAATAGTTAAAGCATTGCAAGAAGATCCTAGAGCGTCAACTGCAGATATTTCCAAGGAATTAGGAATAGATAGTAAAATAGTAATAAAAAGACTAAAAATTATGAAAAATAGAGGATATATATCTGTGATACCTAAAATAAATATACCAAAAAGCGGAATGTCAGTATTTTCTATGTTCTCTAAAAGGATTCCAGAAATAAGGGACATTCTTTCTCATTGCAGAGTCTTGGAGATAGTAGATAAGTATAACGTAGGTATAGAAGTTTGTCTAACTGAAAACATTGAAAATGTGAGGAATTATGTAAGAGCGGTTAGAGAAAAAGATAAGGAAGCTGACGTGATGATTATATATGATATAATTACAAAGGGTATCGTGGAATAG
- a CDS encoding phosphomevalonate kinase, which yields MISAPGKVLWIGSYAVVFGGLSHVIAINKRVRCEATPSDKLIFETTYGTFYDKGNELIESVVNVIRNHLGDVPKLKIRLFNDEDFQINGKKTGLGSSSAATVALTACLYKQIKGRIDIDEIHLLAQEANFIRQKGIGSGFDIAAAVYGSIIYRRFTDLNKRDWKIERLRLGNKYDMLLGFSGRSSETVNLVKMFIEKKDDEKFIEFLREINIENDTAIRLLKLGKVDEASQHAKLARDLLNVLAEDVIGVKLQSKEDKELIKIAEDNGAYISLLPGAGGGDVIFALGENLDEVRKKWKEKGLKLIEIKEDEGLNET from the coding sequence ATGATATCTGCTCCAGGAAAAGTACTTTGGATAGGAAGTTATGCAGTAGTATTTGGAGGGTTATCTCACGTAATTGCAATAAATAAGAGAGTCAGATGTGAGGCAACACCTTCTGATAAACTAATATTTGAGACTACTTACGGAACGTTTTATGATAAGGGAAATGAGCTTATAGAAAGTGTAGTGAATGTAATAAGGAATCACCTTGGAGATGTTCCGAAGCTTAAAATAAGACTATTTAATGATGAAGATTTTCAGATAAACGGTAAAAAAACAGGTTTAGGAAGTTCATCTGCAGCCACAGTAGCACTTACAGCGTGCTTATATAAACAAATTAAAGGAAGGATAGATATTGATGAAATTCATTTATTGGCTCAGGAGGCAAATTTCATTAGACAAAAGGGAATAGGAAGCGGATTTGATATAGCTGCCGCAGTATATGGAAGCATAATTTATAGGAGGTTTACTGACCTTAATAAGCGTGATTGGAAAATAGAAAGGTTAAGACTAGGAAATAAATATGACATGCTTTTAGGATTCAGTGGAAGAAGCTCAGAGACCGTAAATTTAGTTAAAATGTTTATTGAAAAGAAAGATGACGAAAAGTTTATCGAATTTTTACGAGAAATTAACATCGAGAACGATACAGCAATAAGACTACTTAAGCTAGGCAAAGTAGATGAAGCCTCTCAGCATGCGAAATTAGCTAGAGATTTACTAAATGTTCTAGCAGAAGATGTTATTGGCGTTAAATTGCAGAGCAAAGAGGATAAGGAACTAATAAAAATTGCTGAAGATAACGGTGCTTACATATCTTTATTGCCAGGGGCAGGTGGAGGGGATGTAATATTTGCACTTGGGGAAAATTTGGATGAAGTGAGGAAAAAATGGAAGGAAAAAGGATTAAAATTAATTGAAATCAAAGAAGATGAGGGTCTAAATGAAACTTGA
- a CDS encoding HD domain-containing protein has product MKLIRDPIHGYIEISDKLNKIISDPYFQRLRYIKQTAMAYMVYPSMLHSRFEHSLGVMHLAREFARYVISNSGLKDEEGLIQMIALTGLLHDIGHVAFSHTFENFLLLANQVYGLKVKEEGKKTHVNYGIYLIENVLGSIIDKEFAEFYPDPVKFIIDVLKENPRTYEEKLALSLISNYVDADRSDYLLRDSYYAGVSYGRFDIERLKRFLVFIDGKLAIYSKATPIVEQFLLSRMYMFENVYFHSVTGVYNAILSHAMVEMLEKNIISLPTEPKDFLQLLDIEIYSNLDKVKEEFKNAIMFRQGYRRIKYDITGKCLEKFNEIKDEIYEDMKKSQGLFLYHEFNDVPYEEKEEAVYIFDGERVEKLTSVSPIIRSLSEIKKAIIAYSSKAEKIAEKYENVIQECKTLGP; this is encoded by the coding sequence ATGAAGCTAATAAGGGATCCAATACACGGATATATAGAAATCTCTGATAAGTTGAATAAAATTATTTCTGACCCATATTTTCAGAGGCTGAGGTATATTAAACAAACTGCAATGGCTTACATGGTTTATCCTAGTATGTTACATTCGAGATTTGAACATAGCTTGGGTGTAATGCATTTAGCTAGGGAATTTGCTAGATACGTAATTTCTAACAGCGGATTAAAAGATGAAGAAGGACTTATACAGATGATAGCTTTAACGGGATTACTTCATGACATAGGTCATGTAGCCTTTTCTCACACTTTTGAGAATTTTCTATTATTAGCTAATCAAGTTTACGGATTAAAAGTCAAAGAAGAAGGTAAGAAAACACACGTAAATTATGGCATATACTTAATAGAGAACGTATTAGGAAGCATAATCGATAAAGAATTCGCTGAATTTTATCCAGATCCTGTAAAATTCATTATAGACGTATTAAAGGAGAATCCTAGAACTTATGAAGAAAAATTGGCTTTATCGCTAATTTCAAATTATGTTGATGCTGATAGGAGTGATTATTTATTAAGAGATTCGTATTATGCTGGAGTAAGTTACGGTAGGTTTGATATAGAAAGACTAAAGAGATTTCTAGTTTTTATAGATGGAAAACTTGCAATTTATAGCAAAGCCACTCCAATAGTCGAGCAATTTTTACTTTCTAGAATGTACATGTTCGAGAATGTATATTTTCATAGCGTTACTGGAGTATATAACGCTATATTATCTCACGCAATGGTGGAAATGCTTGAAAAGAATATTATTAGCCTTCCTACAGAGCCTAAGGACTTCTTACAACTTTTGGATATAGAAATTTACTCTAATTTAGATAAAGTAAAGGAAGAATTTAAGAACGCAATAATGTTTAGACAAGGATATAGAAGGATAAAATACGACATAACTGGTAAATGCTTAGAGAAATTTAACGAAATTAAAGACGAGATTTATGAAGATATGAAGAAGAGCCAAGGGCTTTTTCTATATCACGAGTTTAACGATGTACCATATGAAGAGAAAGAAGAAGCTGTTTATATCTTTGATGGGGAGAGAGTTGAAAAATTAACATCTGTTTCGCCAATAATTAGGTCATTGAGCGAAATAAAGAAGGCGATAATTGCGTATAGCAGCAAGGCTGAAAAAATTGCTGAAAAATATGAAAATGTGATTCAAGAATGTAAAACCTTGGGTCCTTGA
- a CDS encoding DUF1641 domain-containing protein, which produces MSEGQDPLETLLKPENLEKLSKLADSLPTIEKLTDKLNEMNKKGQLDFLLNLTDQTLSLLDAVQKADLINTLISFGMEQLPKIQAIWPIIEKLTSDKTLSLLQQINLDATLNAIEALTPMMQKLTSDKAISLLKQIDIDATLTAIEKLTPIMKALTSDKALKVLESINYDALLDSTGKLTPILQKLTSDKALKVLESLDVDTLLEATVELTPTLNKIAKTMAEMQKKGQIDELINMMEQGVALLDAVQKADLINTLISFGMEQLPKIQAIWPIIEKLTSDRALALLQKIDVDATLSAIEALTPMMQKLTSPRAISLIQKFDVDSTLAALEALTPMMQKLTSERAIKLVQQLDVESLLTAIEASLPILKKLTDERTVKTLTQIDIDSMVNMMGKLAELQKNGVLDKMVKLIDVFSDPKLVDNLVLIMEKMSKALNIWVSELPNVKPVGTMGLLRMASDKDASYALGMMKALLEATGKAFRES; this is translated from the coding sequence ATGTCTGAAGGACAAGATCCTTTAGAAACATTATTAAAACCTGAGAACCTTGAAAAATTAAGCAAATTAGCAGACTCATTACCAACAATAGAAAAACTTACAGATAAACTTAATGAAATGAATAAAAAGGGTCAATTAGACTTTCTATTAAACTTAACAGACCAAACTCTTTCACTTCTTGACGCGGTACAGAAGGCAGACTTAATTAATACACTCATATCCTTCGGAATGGAACAACTACCAAAAATACAAGCAATATGGCCAATAATAGAAAAACTAACAAGCGATAAGACATTAAGCTTGCTACAACAAATAAATCTAGACGCCACATTAAACGCTATAGAGGCATTAACACCAATGATGCAAAAGCTTACAAGCGACAAGGCAATCTCGTTGTTAAAGCAGATAGATATAGACGCTACGTTAACAGCTATAGAAAAATTAACACCAATAATGAAAGCCTTGACCAGCGATAAGGCACTTAAAGTACTGGAAAGCATAAATTATGATGCACTACTTGATTCCACAGGAAAGCTTACTCCTATACTTCAAAAATTGACCAGCGATAAGGCACTTAAAGTACTGGAAAGCCTTGATGTTGATACATTATTAGAAGCTACAGTAGAATTAACTCCTACATTAAATAAGATTGCAAAGACTATGGCAGAGATGCAAAAGAAAGGTCAAATAGATGAACTTATAAATATGATGGAGCAAGGAGTCGCCCTTCTTGACGCGGTACAGAAGGCAGACTTAATTAATACACTCATATCCTTCGGAATGGAACAACTACCAAAAATACAAGCAATATGGCCAATAATAGAAAAACTAACAAGCGATAGAGCTCTAGCATTATTGCAAAAGATTGACGTTGACGCAACTCTGTCTGCTATAGAGGCATTAACACCAATGATGCAAAAACTGACTTCTCCTAGGGCTATTTCATTAATACAGAAATTTGACGTAGATTCTACATTGGCGGCCCTTGAAGCTCTAACTCCAATGATGCAAAAACTCACTAGCGAGAGAGCAATAAAATTAGTGCAACAACTAGACGTAGAAAGTTTACTTACTGCAATAGAAGCATCATTGCCTATATTAAAGAAGTTAACTGACGAGAGGACTGTAAAGACGCTTACTCAAATAGACATCGATTCCATGGTTAATATGATGGGCAAATTAGCAGAATTACAAAAGAACGGAGTATTAGATAAGATGGTAAAATTAATTGACGTCTTCAGTGATCCTAAATTAGTAGATAACCTTGTCTTAATAATGGAGAAAATGAGTAAAGCACTTAATATATGGGTAAGCGAATTGCCAAACGTTAAGCCCGTAGGCACTATGGGATTATTAAGAATGGCATCTGATAAGGATGCCTCCTATGCCTTAGGTATGATGAAGGCATTATTAGAAGCTACTGGAAAAGCGTTTAGAGAAAGTTAA
- a CDS encoding winged helix-turn-helix domain-containing protein, with protein MKSKRDQLEIIMDVMEVINDGYGSKSSIMKYANLSNTLLEKYINILTSKGLIKYEDGHYKMTEKGIALLEKLRKIRKLHLELSELINSVSEELY; from the coding sequence ATGAAGAGTAAGAGAGACCAACTTGAAATTATAATGGATGTAATGGAAGTAATTAATGATGGTTACGGTAGTAAGTCGTCTATAATGAAGTATGCTAATTTGAGTAATACACTCTTAGAGAAATACATTAACATATTGACAAGTAAAGGTCTCATAAAATACGAGGATGGTCATTATAAAATGACTGAAAAAGGTATAGCGTTACTAGAAAAATTAAGGAAAATTAGAAAGCTACATTTAGAACTGTCTGAGCTTATTAACTCTGTTTCAGAAGAATTATATTGA
- a CDS encoding sodium:calcium antiporter gives MVDLIRFIGVLTILIIAAELLARGTENVERKFGQGIAGGVILGFLTALPETVITVYALLNREYEVAIGSAIGGNVILFTLGIGLVGLIYSFSWNRSLTMNYDYNVENNFLILNTIILAIIVFYGRFNIFTAIILSSIYILYIFYRIKKSKDEKENDKITNLSKSVIELAIGAILILAFSDLFVKCVVAISKEFNLPIAWTSLLITPIAAELEEKLSGIRLAMRNLNGGSLAIVSFVGSKIENSTLLLGLIGFFSSYSFYNSLPELISAVIANVVGIAVLLDGKVTKYESVLLIALYFIIIYLDLIL, from the coding sequence ATGGTGGATCTGATCAGATTCATAGGAGTTTTAACAATCCTGATTATTGCTGCAGAGCTTCTTGCCAGGGGTACAGAAAATGTGGAAAGAAAGTTCGGGCAAGGAATTGCTGGAGGAGTAATTTTAGGTTTTTTAACAGCATTACCGGAAACAGTAATTACTGTATACGCGTTACTTAATAGAGAATATGAAGTTGCCATTGGCTCCGCAATTGGTGGCAATGTAATATTATTTACTTTGGGCATAGGTTTGGTTGGTTTAATTTATTCATTTTCCTGGAATAGATCCCTGACAATGAATTATGATTATAATGTTGAAAATAATTTCTTAATCCTGAATACTATTATTCTAGCTATAATAGTTTTTTATGGCAGATTTAATATTTTTACAGCAATAATATTATCATCAATATACATTCTTTATATTTTTTATAGAATTAAAAAGAGTAAAGATGAAAAAGAAAACGATAAAATTACCAACTTATCTAAGAGTGTTATAGAGCTAGCAATAGGAGCAATTTTGATATTAGCTTTTTCGGATCTGTTTGTTAAATGCGTTGTTGCAATATCTAAAGAATTTAATTTGCCTATAGCCTGGACTTCGCTATTAATAACTCCAATAGCAGCAGAACTTGAGGAAAAATTATCTGGCATTAGATTGGCAATGAGAAATTTGAATGGAGGGTCTTTGGCAATAGTTAGTTTTGTAGGAAGTAAAATAGAGAATTCTACTTTATTACTGGGATTAATTGGATTCTTCTCGTCTTATAGCTTTTATAATTCTTTACCGGAACTCATATCTGCAGTTATAGCCAATGTAGTAGGTATAGCCGTACTTCTTGATGGTAAGGTGACTAAGTATGAGTCTGTACTTCTCATAGCCTTGTATTTTATTATCATTTATCTTGACCTCATATTATGA
- the sucD gene encoding succinate--CoA ligase subunit alpha, with the protein MNKNTKVLVQGITGKEGSFHTKLMLEYGTKIVAGVTPGKGGSQVYGVPVYDTVKEAMQEHEIDASIIFVPAKFAVDAIYEAIDGGIPLIVVITEHIPVLDMAKVVHYAEKKGVKIIGPNCPGIIVPGESLLGIMPSRAFKKGKIGIVSRSGTLTYEVAEILKDFGQSTVIGIGGDPIIGTKMQDIVKMFDEDKDTEEIVIIGEIGGTMEEEVAKMKKEGKISKNIVAYIAGLTAPKEKRMGHAGAVVYMGLGTYESKVNAFKEAGIKVAKTPFEIKDLIFS; encoded by the coding sequence ATAAATAAGAACACTAAGGTTCTTGTTCAAGGAATTACTGGAAAAGAAGGATCATTCCATACGAAATTAATGCTTGAATATGGTACTAAGATAGTTGCTGGTGTTACTCCAGGTAAAGGAGGCTCTCAAGTTTACGGTGTCCCTGTTTATGATACAGTAAAAGAGGCTATGCAAGAGCATGAAATAGACGCTAGCATAATTTTTGTTCCTGCAAAATTCGCTGTAGATGCCATTTATGAAGCAATAGACGGTGGTATTCCGTTAATAGTAGTAATTACTGAGCATATTCCAGTTTTAGATATGGCAAAGGTTGTGCATTATGCCGAGAAGAAGGGAGTCAAGATAATAGGTCCTAATTGTCCTGGAATAATAGTTCCTGGGGAGTCATTACTTGGCATAATGCCTTCACGAGCTTTTAAAAAAGGTAAGATTGGAATAGTTTCTCGTTCTGGTACGCTTACTTATGAAGTTGCCGAAATTTTGAAAGATTTTGGTCAGTCCACTGTGATTGGAATAGGAGGAGATCCTATAATAGGAACTAAAATGCAGGATATAGTGAAAATGTTTGATGAGGATAAAGATACTGAGGAGATTGTGATAATAGGTGAAATAGGAGGTACAATGGAGGAAGAAGTAGCTAAAATGAAGAAAGAAGGAAAGATATCTAAAAATATAGTAGCTTATATTGCTGGTTTAACTGCACCTAAGGAAAAAAGGATGGGGCATGCAGGCGCTGTAGTATACATGGGATTAGGCACTTATGAGAGCAAGGTAAATGCATTTAAGGAAGCAGGTATTAAAGTGGCTAAAACTCCATTTGAAATAAAAGATTTAATTTTTTCCTAA
- a CDS encoding YidH family protein translates to MGSPSDHLANERTFLAWVRTGIALIGFGFVIAKFALFISILKGAKTLSSSSVTYGEVMIILGGIVIFYGLYSYLENEKDISRNQYRPRVLPNMIFVGIILAITVILALFII, encoded by the coding sequence ATGGGTTCTCCTTCAGATCATTTAGCCAATGAGAGAACTTTTCTGGCATGGGTTAGAACAGGAATAGCATTAATAGGCTTCGGTTTTGTAATAGCAAAATTCGCTTTATTCATATCTATCCTCAAAGGTGCTAAAACCTTATCCTCTAGCTCTGTAACTTATGGTGAAGTAATGATTATTCTGGGTGGAATTGTAATATTCTACGGTTTATATTCTTATCTAGAAAATGAAAAAGATATATCTAGAAATCAATATAGACCGAGGGTCTTACCTAATATGATATTTGTAGGGATAATTTTGGCTATTACAGTAATCCTAGCACTCTTCATAATATGA
- a CDS encoding helix-turn-helix domain-containing protein, with the protein MEEDLKNKKESIKCCYRLSETDVECLFKLIELNKPITSIELAQIMGFSKTTAETSLKRLMDVGLVNRIKIEEKKIGRPKFVYSVINNIWGKISEDLKQCAKKILSAAS; encoded by the coding sequence ATGGAAGAGGACTTGAAGAATAAAAAGGAGAGCATAAAATGCTGCTATAGATTGTCTGAAACTGATGTAGAATGTTTATTTAAGCTTATTGAATTAAATAAGCCAATAACATCAATCGAATTAGCTCAAATAATGGGCTTTAGTAAAACAACTGCAGAAACTAGTTTAAAGAGGTTAATGGACGTAGGTTTAGTAAATAGAATAAAAATAGAAGAGAAAAAGATAGGTAGACCAAAATTTGTTTACTCTGTTATAAATAATATTTGGGGAAAAATAAGTGAAGATCTAAAACAGTGCGCAAAGAAAATATTATCGGCGGCTTCATGA
- a CDS encoding fumarylacetoacetate hydrolase family protein, protein MRFTQGLVNGKKTTVFVINNEFYVPDFEGIECVLEDSKNVVKAFDLFKNVKSYRKVELSKFLPAIFPGKVFLPAVNFRSHSKESSIDPPKQPYFFMKGNNSIIAHGDSIIIPKGVRKVDYEGEIGIIIGKRGKYIKKEEAMDYVFGFTIINDVSFRDYQFPEIHPYGLNWVMGKSLDTSLPLGPWVVSKDEITFPLEIITRVNGKIVQKGSTEDMIFSIEELISYLSNGITLEPGDIITTGTPAGVAEFGNKEYLKPGDVVEVEVPGIGILRNEIKNEF, encoded by the coding sequence ATGAGATTTACACAAGGTTTAGTGAATGGAAAAAAGACAACAGTTTTTGTAATAAATAACGAATTTTATGTTCCAGATTTTGAGGGAATTGAGTGCGTTCTTGAAGATTCAAAAAATGTAGTAAAAGCCTTTGATCTATTTAAAAATGTTAAAAGTTATAGAAAAGTTGAGTTATCTAAATTTTTGCCTGCGATATTCCCAGGTAAAGTATTTTTGCCTGCAGTTAATTTTAGATCTCATTCCAAGGAGTCTTCAATTGATCCACCTAAACAGCCTTACTTCTTTATGAAAGGGAATAATTCTATAATAGCTCACGGAGATTCAATAATCATACCTAAAGGGGTTAGAAAAGTTGATTATGAGGGAGAAATTGGGATTATAATAGGTAAAAGAGGTAAATATATAAAAAAGGAAGAAGCAATGGATTATGTATTTGGATTCACGATTATTAATGACGTAAGCTTTAGGGATTATCAATTTCCAGAAATTCACCCTTATGGATTAAATTGGGTTATGGGAAAATCTTTAGATACTAGCTTACCTCTAGGTCCTTGGGTTGTAAGTAAGGACGAAATAACTTTTCCATTAGAAATAATAACAAGGGTTAACGGAAAGATTGTACAAAAAGGGTCTACGGAAGATATGATATTTTCTATAGAGGAACTAATTTCTTATTTAAGTAATGGAATTACCTTAGAGCCAGGGGATATAATAACTACTGGTACTCCAGCAGGAGTTGCAGAATTTGGAAATAAAGAATATTTAAAGCCAGGAGATGTTGTGGAAGTAGAAGTACCTGGAATAGGAATATTGCGAAATGAAATTAAAAACGAATTTTAA